One Lottiidibacillus patelloidae genomic region harbors:
- a CDS encoding globin domain-containing protein: MKTPFEEIGGEKTVKALVHHFYEYVALHPELKPIFPDDLTETKRKQVQFLTQFLGGEPLFSMEHGHPMLRARHMPFEITPKRAKAWLSCMEAALNDIELDETWRSAIFQRLTTTAEHMINQPDRQ, encoded by the coding sequence ATGAAAACACCGTTTGAAGAAATTGGTGGAGAGAAAACTGTAAAAGCACTCGTTCACCATTTTTATGAATACGTTGCATTGCATCCAGAGTTAAAGCCAATATTCCCTGATGACCTAACTGAGACAAAAAGAAAGCAAGTGCAATTTTTAACTCAGTTTTTAGGTGGTGAGCCCCTATTCTCAATGGAACATGGCCACCCAATGCTACGCGCAAGACATATGCCTTTTGAAATTACACCTAAACGAGCAAAAGCTTGGTTATCATGTATGGAAGCTGCTCTAAATGATATAGAGTTAGATGAAACGTGGCGTAGTGCAATTTTTCAACGACTTACAACAACTGCTGAACATATGATTAATCAACCAGATAGGCAGTAA
- a CDS encoding CYTH domain-containing protein gives MSQQLEIEFKNMLTNQEYLQLLQEFSIDTNDIYTQINYYLDTQDFSLMQAKSALRVREKNGYYTLTLKQPVKAGVLETNQRISIEEFDVIKKIGRIPNGAVNEVIKQIGIATDSLTLLGNLKTNRVSFPYKEGKLFLDHSMYLNKEDFELEYEVEDREIGNSLFLALLNSYHIPVRNTDNKIIRFFTEKKKQQSSI, from the coding sequence ATGAGCCAACAGCTTGAAATAGAATTTAAAAACATGCTTACCAATCAAGAGTATTTGCAATTACTACAAGAATTTTCAATAGATACAAATGATATATATACTCAAATAAATTATTACTTAGACACACAAGATTTTTCGTTAATGCAAGCGAAGTCCGCCTTGCGAGTACGCGAAAAGAACGGTTACTATACATTGACATTAAAGCAGCCAGTTAAAGCAGGTGTATTAGAGACTAATCAACGTATATCAATTGAAGAATTTGATGTCATTAAGAAGATTGGCCGAATCCCCAACGGTGCGGTGAATGAAGTGATTAAACAAATTGGCATTGCTACAGATTCTCTCACTTTATTAGGTAATTTGAAAACCAACCGGGTCTCTTTCCCTTATAAAGAAGGAAAATTATTTCTCGACCATAGTATGTATTTAAATAAAGAAGACTTTGAACTTGAATATGAGGTAGAAGACAGAGAAATCGGGAATAGTCTCTTTTTAGCACTATTAAATAGTTATCATATTCCTGTCCGCAATACAGATAATAAAATCATTCGCTTTTTTACAGAGAAGAAGAAACAACAATCGTCAATCTAA
- a CDS encoding UPF0738 family protein translates to MMKKRLDVINSSVEENKLKLMIEDSLTPSDAKQLHATGSMLVDSDHLALIYILENDTDFVYLAIGNDHWEKLSSAIDEELIIELHIQTTNDELHKIELENITAEFAYLKDNIADNANYGEEMVNKFSEVFLPQK, encoded by the coding sequence ATGATGAAAAAGCGCTTAGACGTTATTAATTCTAGCGTTGAAGAAAACAAGTTGAAATTAATGATTGAAGATTCTTTAACTCCTAGTGATGCAAAGCAATTACATGCGACAGGTAGTATGTTAGTTGACTCAGATCATTTAGCACTAATTTACATACTAGAAAACGATACTGACTTTGTTTATTTAGCGATAGGAAATGACCATTGGGAAAAATTATCTTCAGCGATAGATGAAGAGTTAATTATTGAACTTCATATACAAACAACAAATGATGAACTACATAAGATTGAATTAGAAAATATTACGGCTGAATTTGCTTACTTAAAAGATAACATTGCTGATAATGCAAATTATGGTGAAGAAATGGTTAATAAGTTTTCGGAAGTCTTTTTACCTCAAAAGTAG
- a CDS encoding GTP pyrophosphokinase, translating into MMENWDLFLAPYQQVVEELKVKLKVMREQFDNLSDHSPIEFVTGRVKPIPSILIKAKEKGLNADNYHEIQDLAGLRIMCQFVDDIYTVIELLRGRSDFEIVEERDYISRNKVSGYRSYHVVISYPVETINGQVKVLAEIQVRTLAMNFWATIEHSINYKYSGQIPENIHARLRRAAEASARLDEEMSNIREEIQEAQKIFHRKK; encoded by the coding sequence ATTATGGAGAATTGGGATCTTTTTCTAGCACCATATCAACAAGTTGTAGAAGAATTAAAAGTAAAGCTAAAAGTAATGCGAGAGCAATTCGATAACCTTTCGGATCATTCACCGATTGAGTTTGTAACTGGTAGAGTGAAACCGATTCCGAGTATACTAATTAAGGCAAAAGAAAAAGGCTTAAATGCCGATAATTATCACGAAATTCAAGATCTTGCTGGCTTACGTATCATGTGTCAATTTGTTGATGACATTTACACCGTAATTGAACTCCTAAGAGGAAGAAGCGATTTTGAAATCGTTGAAGAGCGGGATTACATTTCACGGAATAAAGTAAGTGGTTATCGGTCTTATCATGTCGTTATTTCATATCCTGTTGAGACAATCAATGGGCAGGTAAAAGTGTTAGCTGAAATTCAAGTGCGTACACTTGCAATGAACTTTTGGGCGACGATTGAACATTCGATTAATTATAAATACAGTGGACAAATACCTGAAAACATTCATGCTCGTTTGCGCAGAGCAGCTGAAGCTTCTGCTCGTTTAGATGAGGAAATGTCTAATATTCGCGAGGAAATACAAGAAGCACAAAAAATCTTTCATCGAAAGAAATAA
- a CDS encoding NAD kinase yields the protein MKFAIESRGDRLSDTLKHKMKAYLTDFELTYDDETPDIVVSIGGDGTLLHAFHRYQHRLSETAFVGMHTGHLGFYADWVPEEVEKLVIHIAKTPIQHIEYPLIEVIVRYSDEKKEERFLAMNECTVKAVEGSLVLDVNIKGERFETFRGDGLCLSTPSGSTAYNKALGGAILHPSLEAFQIAEMASINNRVFRTIGSPLILPKHHTCLLRPLKEMEFQITIDHLSGFHDNVSSIQCRVAEEKVRFARFRPFPFWKRVRDAFVAED from the coding sequence ATGAAATTTGCAATTGAATCTAGAGGCGATCGTTTATCAGATACATTAAAGCATAAAATGAAAGCTTATTTAACAGATTTCGAATTAACTTATGATGATGAAACACCTGATATTGTAGTTTCAATTGGTGGAGATGGAACGCTACTTCACGCTTTTCACCGTTACCAACATAGATTAAGTGAAACAGCATTTGTTGGGATGCATACAGGCCATTTAGGTTTTTATGCGGATTGGGTTCCTGAAGAGGTAGAGAAATTAGTTATTCATATTGCAAAAACGCCAATCCAACATATTGAGTACCCGTTAATTGAAGTAATTGTACGCTATAGTGATGAGAAAAAAGAAGAACGTTTTTTAGCAATGAATGAATGTACAGTTAAAGCTGTAGAAGGCTCGCTTGTCTTGGACGTAAACATTAAAGGGGAGCGCTTTGAAACATTCCGAGGAGATGGCCTATGTTTGTCAACGCCTTCTGGAAGTACAGCATATAATAAAGCTTTAGGTGGGGCAATTCTTCATCCATCGCTAGAAGCATTCCAAATAGCTGAAATGGCATCCATAAATAACCGAGTGTTTCGAACAATTGGGTCACCATTAATTTTACCGAAACATCATACTTGCTTATTAAGACCTTTAAAAGAGATGGAATTTCAAATTACAATTGATCACTTATCAGGTTTTCATGACAATGTTAGTTCCATTCAATGTCGAGTAGCAGAGGAAAAAGTACGATTTGCTCGTTTCCGTCCATTTCCATTTTGGAAACGTGTCCGTGATGCCTTTGTTGCGGAGGATTAA
- a CDS encoding RluA family pseudouridine synthase, translating into MSISFSWKIKQKYDGMLVREFLRSKVELSRRALIDLKFNGGQIAVNGKEVSVRHTLVTNDELSIFFPDEKRSEILLAERLPLHIVYEDDHVLIINKESNMSTIPSKEHPTSSLANGLIHYYNENGYSYAVHIVTRLDRDTSGLLLVAKHRFAHHLLSLQQKDGDVNRTYSAILHGFLSEESGMVDLPIGRHPDSIIERTIREDGKHALTNYEVVERTTKKTLVKLRLETGRTHQIRVHMAAIGHPLIGDTLYGGKRDGIDRQALHCCNLSFIHPFTKEKMTFESDLPKDMTVLWQTP; encoded by the coding sequence ATGAGCATTTCCTTCTCTTGGAAAATTAAGCAAAAGTACGATGGAATGCTCGTTAGAGAATTTTTGCGTTCGAAAGTCGAACTTTCAAGAAGAGCGTTAATTGACTTAAAGTTTAATGGTGGTCAGATAGCTGTAAACGGGAAAGAAGTTAGTGTCCGTCATACATTAGTTACAAATGATGAATTATCGATTTTCTTTCCTGATGAAAAAAGAAGTGAAATATTATTAGCGGAACGTCTTCCTTTACACATTGTTTATGAAGATGATCATGTATTAATTATTAATAAAGAGTCAAACATGTCTACGATTCCTTCAAAGGAACATCCAACTAGTTCTTTAGCAAATGGTCTAATTCATTACTATAATGAAAATGGATATAGCTATGCAGTCCATATTGTAACGAGGCTTGACCGAGATACATCGGGATTATTGTTAGTTGCTAAACATCGCTTTGCCCACCATCTACTTTCGCTACAACAAAAAGATGGTGATGTGAATAGAACTTACTCTGCAATTCTTCATGGTTTTTTATCAGAAGAGTCTGGAATGGTTGATTTACCAATTGGACGCCATCCTGATAGCATCATTGAAAGAACAATTCGTGAAGATGGGAAGCATGCACTTACTAATTATGAGGTCGTCGAGAGAACTACCAAGAAAACTTTAGTAAAGCTGAGGCTTGAAACGGGGAGGACTCATCAAATTAGAGTGCATATGGCAGCGATAGGTCATCCATTAATCGGTGACACCTTATATGGAGGTAAGCGAGATGGAATAGACAGACAAGCATTGCACTGTTGTAACCTATCGTTTATCCATCCATTTACTAAAGAAAAGATGACTTTTGAAAGCGATCTGCCCAAAGATATGACAGTACTTTGGCAAACGCCATAA
- the prpE gene encoding bis(5'-nucleosyl)-tetraphosphatase PrpE: protein MYDVIGDIHGCFEEFQALTKKLGYSWDSGIPLHSKRKLVFVGDLTDRGPKSLAVANTVIQLVKQGRAHYTPGNHCDKLYRFFLGRKVQVKHGLETTVAEYEALGENEQSQINKEFRMLFENAPLYLQLDEGKLVVAHAGIKRDYIGRTDKKVRTFVLYGDITGETLPDGRPVRRDWAKQYDGDALVIYGHTPVSNVRFCNNTANIDTGCVFGGKLSALKYPEMEVVSVPSSMPHVESKFQSFEECKK from the coding sequence ATGTATGATGTTATCGGCGATATACACGGTTGTTTTGAAGAATTTCAAGCACTCACAAAAAAATTAGGCTACAGCTGGGATAGTGGGATACCACTTCACTCGAAGCGAAAGTTAGTTTTTGTTGGGGACTTAACGGATCGTGGGCCAAAATCATTAGCTGTTGCTAATACAGTTATTCAATTGGTGAAGCAAGGACGGGCTCATTACACTCCAGGTAACCATTGCGATAAATTATATCGCTTTTTCCTTGGACGAAAAGTACAAGTAAAGCATGGTCTTGAAACTACGGTTGCAGAATATGAAGCACTTGGTGAAAACGAACAATCGCAAATAAATAAAGAGTTCCGAATGCTGTTTGAAAATGCGCCATTGTATTTACAACTTGACGAAGGAAAACTAGTCGTTGCTCATGCAGGTATTAAACGAGATTATATTGGCAGAACAGATAAAAAGGTACGAACCTTTGTCCTTTACGGAGATATAACAGGAGAAACACTACCTGATGGTCGTCCTGTCAGACGTGATTGGGCTAAACAGTATGACGGTGATGCTCTCGTTATCTATGGTCATACACCGGTCTCCAATGTCCGCTTTTGTAATAATACAGCTAATATTGATACAGGTTGTGTATTTGGAGGGAAATTATCTGCGCTTAAATATCCCGAAATGGAAGTCGTATCTGTGCCATCAAGCATGCCACATGTTGAAAGTAAATTTCAATCATTTGAAGAGTGCAAAAAATAG
- a CDS encoding FtsW/RodA/SpoVE family cell cycle protein — MKKDLSTLQQIDYVLLFIMFLMLCVSIISINSAPLSADLQGINFVAKQLMWYAIGSIAIVGTMLLDYDRYKMINWYLYGLGLLLLIGLELRVPGAIARNGAFSWYEVPGIGDIQPSEFMKIFLIITLSTIIVKHHEIYEEKTVQDDFLLFGKILLASSFPLALVMKQPDLGTAMVLTAIIITMILVSGIRWRFLFGFLGTIVLFISTLVYIYLYIPSWFPLEDYQLNRFYAWLDPYEDPSNIGYQTIKSIQANGSGMLFGRGYNEGVVPIPEAHTDFIFAVIGEEFGFIGGSIVISLFFILIYRMIHVGLESHDPFGSYLCAGVIGMLTFQVFQNVGMTIRLLPITGIPLPFISYGGSSLLTYMIAIGLILNVRSRKRTYMFD; from the coding sequence ATGAAGAAAGATTTATCTACTTTACAACAAATTGACTACGTATTACTCTTTATTATGTTTTTAATGCTTTGTGTAAGCATTATATCTATAAATAGTGCTCCACTTAGTGCTGATTTACAAGGAATTAACTTTGTTGCTAAACAGCTTATGTGGTATGCGATTGGTTCGATTGCCATTGTTGGAACAATGCTACTAGATTATGATCGCTATAAAATGATTAATTGGTATTTATATGGACTAGGGCTACTATTATTAATTGGTTTAGAATTACGTGTTCCTGGAGCCATCGCAAGAAACGGTGCCTTTAGTTGGTATGAAGTTCCTGGTATCGGAGACATTCAACCGTCGGAATTTATGAAAATCTTTTTAATAATTACGTTAAGTACAATTATTGTGAAACATCATGAAATCTATGAAGAAAAAACGGTGCAAGATGATTTTCTCCTTTTCGGAAAAATATTGCTAGCTTCATCGTTCCCTCTAGCATTAGTGATGAAACAACCAGACTTAGGTACTGCGATGGTACTAACAGCAATTATTATTACAATGATTCTTGTATCAGGCATTCGCTGGAGGTTTTTATTTGGATTCCTTGGAACAATCGTTTTATTTATTTCTACATTAGTTTATATATACCTTTATATTCCAAGTTGGTTTCCTCTAGAGGACTATCAGTTAAATCGATTTTACGCATGGTTGGATCCATATGAAGATCCGAGTAACATAGGCTATCAAACAATAAAATCTATACAAGCAAATGGATCTGGGATGTTATTCGGACGTGGGTATAACGAAGGCGTTGTACCAATCCCAGAGGCACATACTGATTTTATCTTTGCCGTCATTGGAGAAGAATTTGGTTTTATCGGAGGCAGTATCGTCATTTCCTTATTTTTCATCTTAATTTACCGTATGATTCATGTTGGTCTTGAAAGTCATGATCCATTTGGCAGTTATTTATGTGCTGGGGTTATCGGGATGTTAACATTTCAAGTCTTTCAAAATGTCGGGATGACAATTCGTTTGTTACCTATTACAGGTATCCCTTTACCATTCATATCCTACGGCGGAAGTTCGTTATTAACATACATGATTGCTATCGGCTTAATATTAAATGTTAGATCTAGAAAGCGAACATACATGTTCGATTAG
- the fabI gene encoding enoyl-ACP reductase FabI, with product MPLSLENRTYVIMGVANKRSIAWGIAQSLHKAGAKLIFTYAGERLEKNVRDLADTLDPSSLVLPCDITNDEEIDKCFAEIKEAVGTIHGIAHCIAFAKKEELQGDYMNTTRDGFLLAHNISAYSLTAVAKVAKDLMTEGGSIVTLTYLGGERVVQNYNVMGVAKASLDASVKYLANDLGKDGIRVNAISAGPIRTLSAKGVSDFNSILKEIEERAPLRRATTQEEVGDTALFLMSDLSRGLTGEMLHVDSGYSIIAR from the coding sequence ATGCCATTATCATTAGAAAACCGTACGTATGTAATTATGGGAGTAGCAAATAAACGTAGTATCGCTTGGGGAATTGCTCAATCATTACACAAAGCAGGTGCAAAGTTAATCTTCACTTATGCTGGTGAACGTCTTGAGAAAAACGTAAGAGACTTAGCAGATACACTGGATCCAAGCTCACTAGTCTTACCTTGTGATATTACAAATGATGAAGAAATTGACAAATGTTTTGCAGAGATTAAAGAAGCGGTTGGAACAATTCATGGAATTGCTCATTGTATCGCATTTGCGAAAAAAGAAGAGTTGCAAGGTGACTATATGAACACAACTCGTGATGGATTCTTATTAGCACATAATATTAGTGCATATTCATTAACTGCAGTTGCTAAAGTTGCGAAAGATTTAATGACTGAAGGTGGAAGCATTGTAACACTTACATATTTAGGTGGCGAACGTGTTGTTCAAAACTATAATGTGATGGGTGTAGCTAAAGCGTCACTTGATGCAAGTGTAAAATATTTAGCAAATGATTTAGGGAAAGATGGAATTCGTGTCAATGCAATTTCAGCTGGACCAATTCGTACGTTGTCAGCTAAAGGAGTTTCAGACTTCAACTCTATTCTTAAAGAAATTGAAGAAAGAGCACCTTTACGCAGAGCTACTACTCAAGAAGAAGTTGGCGATACAGCTTTATTCTTAATGAGTGACTTATCTAGAGGATTAACTGGTGAAATGTTACATGTAGATAGTGGTTATAGTATAATCGCTCGATAA
- a CDS encoding CotO family spore coat protein: MNKHKKKKAPKPLLYIDQPDYDNYDQQSDDYVISPIEESEKNNNHRKMEKAQQRTADNEAKPAKKVDQVKSKRSNKKSFKEMSIEEKVDFIINLPQQLPRLTAEIETEEAKVRGLIYEKSENIIKVRTYQAPYKAEINLEDIIAITIVSL; this comes from the coding sequence ATGAACAAGCATAAAAAGAAGAAAGCACCTAAACCACTACTTTATATTGATCAACCAGATTATGATAACTATGATCAACAATCAGATGATTATGTCATCTCGCCAATTGAGGAAAGTGAGAAAAATAATAACCATAGAAAAATGGAAAAAGCTCAGCAGCGAACGGCTGATAATGAAGCAAAACCTGCAAAGAAAGTAGATCAAGTAAAAAGTAAACGTTCTAATAAAAAGAGTTTTAAAGAAATGTCGATTGAAGAAAAGGTAGATTTTATTATAAATTTACCGCAGCAACTACCTCGATTAACGGCTGAAATTGAGACAGAAGAAGCGAAAGTTCGCGGTTTAATTTATGAAAAGAGTGAAAATATTATTAAAGTCCGGACTTACCAAGCGCCTTATAAAGCAGAAATAAACCTTGAAGATATTATTGCGATCACTATCGTAAGTTTATAG
- a CDS encoding CotY/CotZ family spore coat protein: MSNKCVLDAVEAIKDAQDAVENCKTSCFDNLLAPTGVEGDTIPFVLSNSDGSPFHAFGDVGEDCFVSIWFRVEEIRGCCATLQVLKPFENTNNPLRVAELTGKDDCCISLIGACKLEHLEKTKNCIEVDLSCFCAIQCLKPSLVRT, encoded by the coding sequence ATGAGTAATAAATGTGTACTTGACGCAGTCGAAGCAATTAAAGATGCCCAAGACGCTGTTGAGAATTGTAAAACTAGTTGTTTTGATAACTTACTTGCTCCAACAGGTGTTGAAGGAGATACAATTCCATTTGTCCTAAGCAATAGTGACGGTTCCCCGTTTCATGCTTTTGGCGACGTTGGAGAAGATTGCTTTGTTAGTATTTGGTTCCGAGTAGAAGAAATTAGAGGGTGTTGTGCGACATTACAAGTATTAAAACCGTTTGAAAATACAAATAATCCTTTAAGAGTTGCAGAGTTAACTGGTAAAGATGATTGTTGTATTTCTCTAATCGGGGCTTGTAAGTTAGAACACTTAGAAAAGACGAAAAATTGTATTGAAGTAGATTTATCGTGCTTTTGTGCTATTCAATGCCTAAAACCTTCACTCGTTAGAACATAA
- a CDS encoding CotY/CotZ family spore coat protein: MGCGKNKKLSSGCIKDALNAILDAQDAIEDCPSSCFSNLLSPELVRGDTIPFTLRNNDGSPFYALGNVGRSSCFASIWFRVEEIRGKCATLRVLRPFKGKAPLDISDLVGKDECCISLEGQCKMKDLVKTDQCVEVDLTCFCAIQCLDPRLVR, translated from the coding sequence ATGGGCTGTGGAAAGAACAAAAAACTATCTAGTGGCTGTATCAAAGATGCTTTAAATGCAATCTTAGATGCCCAAGACGCAATTGAAGACTGTCCATCAAGCTGTTTTAGTAACCTTTTATCACCTGAACTCGTTAGAGGAGACACAATTCCATTTACTTTAAGGAATAATGATGGTTCTCCATTTTATGCGTTAGGAAATGTTGGCAGAAGTTCTTGTTTTGCTAGCATATGGTTTCGAGTAGAAGAAATTAGAGGAAAATGTGCTACGTTGCGTGTTTTAAGGCCTTTTAAAGGTAAGGCTCCACTCGATATAAGCGATTTAGTAGGTAAAGATGAATGCTGCATTTCATTAGAAGGGCAATGCAAGATGAAGGATTTAGTAAAAACAGATCAGTGTGTTGAAGTTGATCTAACTTGTTTTTGCGCAATTCAATGCTTGGATCCTAGATTAGTAAGGTAA